One Oryza sativa Japonica Group chromosome 8, ASM3414082v1 DNA window includes the following coding sequences:
- the LOC4345832 gene encoding patatin-like protein 2 isoform X2: MAPTTNQSSGSAPLTVNPVVQRAVVGAQLPTTSPCRTPKSPPPSYGSIVTVLSIDGGGVRGIIPGTILASLEEKLQKLDGADARIADYFDVIAGTSTGGLVTAMLTAPNDQGRPLFAAKDINDFYLKHCPKIFPPRSIPIVGLFQSMAGPKYDGKYLHSVVQSLLGDKRVNETITNVVIPTFDIKLLQPITFSRFDAQIDVSKNALLSDVCISTSAAPTYLPGHRFQTKDKDGKPREFNLVDGGVAANNPTLLAMTHVSKQILLGKQDDFFPIKPADYGKFMILSLGTGTAKIEEKYDAVQSGKWGMINWVYHDGSSPLIDSFSQASADLVDIHASVLFQALHCEKSYLRIQDDELTGDTASVDVSTPENLNRLVDVGKALLKKRACKVNLETGKNEPDMSRGTNEEELENFAKMLSEERKARLQKKAFLQ, translated from the exons ATGGCGCCAACCACGAACCAGAGCAGCGGGTCGGCGCCACTGACCGTGAACCCGGTGGTGCagcgcgccgtcgtcggcgcgcaGCTGCCGACGACGTCGCCGTGCCGCACGcccaagtcgccgccgccgtcgtacgGGAGCATCGTCACCGTGCTGagcatcgacggcggcggcgtccgcggcATCATCCCGGGCACCATCCTCGCCAGCCTCGAGGAGAAGCTGCAGAAGCTAGACGGCGCCGACGCGAGGATCGCCGACTACTTCGACGTAATCGCCGGGACGAGCACCGGCGGGCTGGTGACCGCCATGCTCACCGCGCCCAACGACCAGGGCCGCCCGCTCTTCGCCGCCAAGGACATCAACGACTTCTACCTCAAGCACTGCCCCAAGATCTTCCCTCCCAGAAG CATTCCAATTGTGGGATTGTTCCAGAGCATGGCGGGGCCAAAGTACGACGGCAAGTACCTGCACTCGGTGGTGCAGTCGCTGCTCGGCGATAAGCGAGTTAATGAGACGATCACCAACGTCGTCATCCCCACCTTCGACATCAAGCTCCTCCAGCCCATCACCTTCTCCCGATTCGAC GCCCAGATCGATGTGTCCAAGAACGCTCTCCTGTCGGACGTGTGCATCAGCacctcggcggcgccgacgtACCTCCCCGGCCACCGCTTCCAGACCAAGGACAAGGACGGCAAGCCCCGGGAATTCAacctcgtcgacggcggcgtcgccgcgAACAACCCG ACGCTGTTGGCGATGACACACGTAAGCAAGCAGATCCTGCTGGGTAAACAGGACGACTTCTTCCCGATCAAGCCGGCGGACTACGGCAAGTTCATGATCCTGTCGCTGGGCACCGGCACGGCCAAGATCGAGGAGAAGTACGACGCCGTTCAGTCCGGCAAGTGGGGGATGATCAACTGGGTCTACCACGACGGCTCGTCGCCGCTGATCGACAGCTTCAGCCAGGCCAGCGCCGACCTCGTCGACATCCACGCCTCCGTGCTCTTCCAGGCGCTGCACTGCGAGAAGAGCTACCTCCGCATCCAGGACgacgagctcaccggcgacacgGCGTCCGTCGACGTCTCCACGCCGGAGAACCTGAACCGGCTCGTCGACGTTGGCAAGGCGCTGCTCAAGAAGCGGGCGTGCAAGGTGAACCTCGAGACCGGCAAGAACGAGCCCGACATGAGCAGGGGCACCAACGAGGAGGAGCTGGAGAATTTCGCCAAGATGCTGTCGGAGGAACGCAAGGCCAGGCTCCAGAAGAAGGCCTTCCTTCAGTAA
- the LOC4345832 gene encoding patatin-like protein 2 isoform X1: MAPTTNQSSGSAPLTVNPVVQRAVVGAQLPTTSPCRTPKSPPPSYGSIVTVLSIDGGGVRGIIPGTILASLEEKLQKLDGADARIADYFDVIAGTSTGGLVTAMLTAPNDQGRPLFAAKDINDFYLKHCPKIFPPRRSTSCCGCSIPIVGLFQSMAGPKYDGKYLHSVVQSLLGDKRVNETITNVVIPTFDIKLLQPITFSRFDAQIDVSKNALLSDVCISTSAAPTYLPGHRFQTKDKDGKPREFNLVDGGVAANNPTLLAMTHVSKQILLGKQDDFFPIKPADYGKFMILSLGTGTAKIEEKYDAVQSGKWGMINWVYHDGSSPLIDSFSQASADLVDIHASVLFQALHCEKSYLRIQDDELTGDTASVDVSTPENLNRLVDVGKALLKKRACKVNLETGKNEPDMSRGTNEEELENFAKMLSEERKARLQKKAFLQ, encoded by the exons ATGGCGCCAACCACGAACCAGAGCAGCGGGTCGGCGCCACTGACCGTGAACCCGGTGGTGCagcgcgccgtcgtcggcgcgcaGCTGCCGACGACGTCGCCGTGCCGCACGcccaagtcgccgccgccgtcgtacgGGAGCATCGTCACCGTGCTGagcatcgacggcggcggcgtccgcggcATCATCCCGGGCACCATCCTCGCCAGCCTCGAGGAGAAGCTGCAGAAGCTAGACGGCGCCGACGCGAGGATCGCCGACTACTTCGACGTAATCGCCGGGACGAGCACCGGCGGGCTGGTGACCGCCATGCTCACCGCGCCCAACGACCAGGGCCGCCCGCTCTTCGCCGCCAAGGACATCAACGACTTCTACCTCAAGCACTGCCCCAAGATCTTCCCTCCCAGAAG ATCAACATCTTGCTGTGGATGCAGCATTCCAATTGTGGGATTGTTCCAGAGCATGGCGGGGCCAAAGTACGACGGCAAGTACCTGCACTCGGTGGTGCAGTCGCTGCTCGGCGATAAGCGAGTTAATGAGACGATCACCAACGTCGTCATCCCCACCTTCGACATCAAGCTCCTCCAGCCCATCACCTTCTCCCGATTCGAC GCCCAGATCGATGTGTCCAAGAACGCTCTCCTGTCGGACGTGTGCATCAGCacctcggcggcgccgacgtACCTCCCCGGCCACCGCTTCCAGACCAAGGACAAGGACGGCAAGCCCCGGGAATTCAacctcgtcgacggcggcgtcgccgcgAACAACCCG ACGCTGTTGGCGATGACACACGTAAGCAAGCAGATCCTGCTGGGTAAACAGGACGACTTCTTCCCGATCAAGCCGGCGGACTACGGCAAGTTCATGATCCTGTCGCTGGGCACCGGCACGGCCAAGATCGAGGAGAAGTACGACGCCGTTCAGTCCGGCAAGTGGGGGATGATCAACTGGGTCTACCACGACGGCTCGTCGCCGCTGATCGACAGCTTCAGCCAGGCCAGCGCCGACCTCGTCGACATCCACGCCTCCGTGCTCTTCCAGGCGCTGCACTGCGAGAAGAGCTACCTCCGCATCCAGGACgacgagctcaccggcgacacgGCGTCCGTCGACGTCTCCACGCCGGAGAACCTGAACCGGCTCGTCGACGTTGGCAAGGCGCTGCTCAAGAAGCGGGCGTGCAAGGTGAACCTCGAGACCGGCAAGAACGAGCCCGACATGAGCAGGGGCACCAACGAGGAGGAGCTGGAGAATTTCGCCAAGATGCTGTCGGAGGAACGCAAGGCCAGGCTCCAGAAGAAGGCCTTCCTTCAGTAA